Proteins found in one Miscanthus floridulus cultivar M001 chromosome 4, ASM1932011v1, whole genome shotgun sequence genomic segment:
- the LOC136551845 gene encoding uncharacterized protein, protein MAKGGLSKLKCMIKRWHSGSRISRTPSGCSARSHDVGGVDDAGAGGFALENSWRRGVAASSVFAFGGGGGTAGSASFDGADGVPPGLHPVYVGKSRRRYLIAADLVGHPLFQNLVDRSGGAGAGVGAGGGGTVVGCEVVLFEHLLWMLENADPQPESLDELVEYYAC, encoded by the coding sequence ATGGCGAAGGGAGGGCTGAGCAAGCTCAAGTGCATGATCAAGAGGTGGCACTCCGGGAGCCGGATCTCGCGCACTCCGTCAGGGTGCTCGGCGCGCTCGCACGACGTCGGCGGCGTCGACGACGCTGGCGCCGGCGGCTTCGCCTTGGAGAACTCGTGGAGGAGGGGCGTCGCCGCCTCGTCCGTCTTCGccttcggcggcggcggaggcacgGCGGGGTCGGCGTCGTTCGACGGCGCCGACGGCGTGCCCCCGGGCCTCCACCCGGTGTACGTCGGCAAGTCGCGCCGCCGCTACCTCATAGCCGCGGACCTCGTCGGCCACCCCCTGTTCCAGAACCTCGTCGACCGCTCTGGCGGCGCGGGAGCCGGCGTCGGCGCTGGCGGGGGCGGGACCGTTGTCGGCTGCGAGGTCGTGCTGTTCGAGCACCTCCTCTGGATGCTCGAGAACGCCGACCCGCAGCCGGAGTCGCTCGACGAGCTCGTCGAGTATTACGCGTGCTGA